The following are from one region of the Phormidium sp. PBR-2020 genome:
- a CDS encoding family 10 glycosylhydrolase has protein sequence MVNALVRLLSQLSLPVALFAIPLLLPVPVQSQETAVQSRVEEAEVADPASETAPPGLVVEAGDAPIDATIALRMQQELMQLLGRVESALVAAQSLGHLGDVALQSLDAGFEGVAMGYVDGGAQVEATKTLLREFPGLVRQGHYGEARSRWLEARSQLWASYPNDRPRNNAPEVRSIWLDRGTIVRAGSKAGLEPLFDRLARAGINTVFFETLNAGYPIYPSQITGNQNPLTEGWDPLQAAIELARERGMELHAWVWAFAVGNEPHNRLLGQSPSFLGPILNDNPQWANLDHRGEIRHRGSRKTFLDPANLEARWYLIRIIDEIILNYDVDGVQLDYIRYPFQDPSAERSYGYGEAGRSRFQDMTGVDPTTISPRQVELWQRWTDFRVNQVTEFVGEVHQLLQRRNPELILSAAVFPQSRHDRIHKIQQDWESWIEQGIVDVIVPMTYAADTNRLGRIMTPMLANLPQGALMVPSVKLHDLEDIVAVDQMQMIRDLPTSGYALFAAERLFDNLKEILQQTQIESVQQPIPFRQPFKAALDSHRGLRAEWQWVLGNEQLWIDDDKLALWKEGDQALGDALTQLANSPNREQLLIARDRLNSLQVGIPQWLRLHRSSNGYQVNTWENRLRAIDELLAYGERRMGN, from the coding sequence ATGGTCAATGCCCTAGTTCGGCTGCTGTCTCAGCTATCGCTCCCGGTTGCTTTGTTTGCCATTCCACTCCTGCTTCCGGTTCCGGTCCAAAGTCAGGAGACTGCGGTTCAGAGTCGGGTTGAGGAAGCGGAGGTGGCCGACCCCGCTTCAGAAACGGCTCCCCCTGGCTTAGTGGTGGAAGCTGGGGATGCTCCCATTGATGCCACGATCGCCCTGCGGATGCAACAAGAATTGATGCAACTGTTGGGACGGGTTGAAAGTGCTTTGGTGGCCGCCCAGAGTCTGGGGCATTTGGGGGATGTTGCCCTTCAGAGTTTAGATGCGGGGTTCGAGGGGGTGGCGATGGGCTATGTTGACGGCGGGGCCCAGGTGGAGGCCACTAAAACCCTTTTGCGGGAGTTTCCGGGATTAGTGCGACAAGGGCATTATGGGGAGGCGCGATCGCGGTGGTTGGAGGCGCGATCGCAACTCTGGGCCAGTTACCCCAATGATCGTCCCCGTAATAATGCCCCGGAAGTGCGATCAATTTGGCTCGATCGCGGCACCATTGTTCGGGCGGGGTCAAAAGCTGGACTTGAACCCCTATTTGACCGGCTGGCCCGGGCGGGCATTAATACGGTCTTTTTTGAAACGCTCAATGCGGGCTATCCCATCTATCCTAGCCAAATCACCGGCAATCAAAACCCCCTCACGGAAGGCTGGGACCCCTTACAAGCGGCGATCGAACTGGCCCGGGAACGGGGAATGGAACTCCATGCCTGGGTGTGGGCGTTCGCGGTGGGAAATGAACCCCATAACCGGCTTCTGGGTCAATCTCCCAGCTTCCTGGGGCCAATTCTCAATGACAACCCCCAATGGGCCAATCTTGACCATCGCGGTGAGATTCGTCATCGGGGATCTCGCAAAACCTTTCTCGATCCGGCTAACCTCGAAGCCCGTTGGTATCTCATCCGTATCATCGATGAGATTATCCTCAATTATGACGTGGACGGGGTGCAGTTAGACTATATCCGCTATCCCTTCCAAGACCCCAGTGCCGAACGCAGTTATGGCTATGGGGAGGCGGGGCGATCGCGCTTTCAGGACATGACGGGAGTTGACCCCACCACCATTTCCCCCCGTCAGGTGGAGTTGTGGCAACGCTGGACTGATTTCCGAGTCAATCAGGTGACGGAGTTTGTGGGGGAAGTGCATCAACTCCTGCAACGTCGCAACCCGGAGTTAATTCTCTCAGCGGCGGTGTTTCCCCAATCTCGCCACGATCGCATCCATAAAATCCAGCAAGACTGGGAAAGCTGGATCGAACAGGGGATTGTCGATGTCATTGTCCCGATGACCTACGCAGCGGACACCAACCGTCTCGGACGGATTATGACCCCGATGCTGGCGAATCTGCCTCAAGGGGCCCTGATGGTTCCCTCGGTCAAACTCCATGACTTGGAGGATATCGTCGCCGTTGACCAAATGCAGATGATTCGGGATTTACCCACGAGTGGTTACGCTCTCTTTGCGGCGGAACGGCTGTTTGATAACCTCAAGGAGATTTTGCAGCAGACTCAAATCGAGAGTGTTCAGCAACCGATTCCCTTCCGTCAACCCTTCAAAGCCGCTCTAGACAGTCATCGTGGACTGAGGGCAGAATGGCAATGGGTGTTAGGGAATGAGCAGTTATGGATTGATGATGATAAATTGGCGCTCTGGAAAGAGGGAGATCAGGCCCTTGGAGACGCCTTAACTCAACTGGCCAACTCTCCCAATCGTGAGCAGCTTCTCATTGCCCGCGATCGCCTCAACAGCTTGCAAGTGGGCATTCCCCAATGGCTAAGGCTTCATCGCTCTAGTAACGGCTATCAGGTCAATACTTGGGAGAATCGCTTACGGGCGATCGATGAACTTCTGGCCTACGGAGAACGACGGATGGGCAACTAA